GCTTCTACCAAGATCACACAGGCAGACACTCTTGAGAAGAGTGACCACTTCTTTACTGAGATAGAAGGGACTTCTAAAGCAATTGTTTAGAATATATGATCCAGTGTCATTGTCTTTGGTCAAGTTTGAAAGGGCAGTAACCACGAAAAGGTTGAATACCTCACAAAGCTATTCTCCatccacactcacacactcacacttgACAATGTCCCATCAGCATTTGACATCCATTTCAAGTCATGTTTTTTGAGATCCTTTTGCCACTATCATCTTCTCTGTTTCTGCTTCAAGTTGCTCAGTCAAAATAATCTGTTCTCCCAAGagacttatgttttcttttttccaattttgCCTCTCAATGTCTCTGATCACTCCACCGTGAAGCCTCTGCAGGTCCTGCCGCTGCCTCAGATGCACCCAGGCCACGGTGGCCAACATCAGCACCACCGATAGGCCTAGCACCACCTTCAGGCTCCTAGACATCCCTGCACCGGCCACCATGACCTCCCACTACCGCCTGGGGCCCCAGAGCCACAGCTGAATGCTACTCAGAGGCTGCCAGAACTGGAGAAATCCTAACTGCTTCCGGGACTTGGGGCAAGGACCAGACAATTGTCAGATCAATCTATAGAATCCTGAGGAGACTGCAAACCCAGGAAAGCTCTGTGCATGCACTGAATCCCACTGAATCTCTCTGAGTCTATAGTCTGGAGATCTATGAGTTTATTACCCACTAATTGCCTACAGACTCCTGGGTGACATTACAAATATCTGGGATGGAGGTAAAGAGCAACCAATGTTAGGTGAAGGGTAATATTGcaaaagttattttgtagataatgGTAACCACCAATAATTAGAGATGAATGAGGAGTAACTACCTTCCACACAACCTCTTCACCAGTTTATGTTGAAAGTCATCTCTGACCAAATTTGGCCACACATAAAGAtgcatattaaacatttattaagaagcAGGCACAAAACACTTATGTAACATATAAGCTGGTAGTTTGCTATAGTAGATATCAGACCACCAGTGGACTGAGGACTGAGTCAATGGCTAGACAAATTTTTTCTAGAAAACACCTCTGGAGGCTAGTTAGAAGACTAGTTGATTAGAAGACTGGTTGATGACTCCTAGGGAGTGAATTTTTGGTTAGGGCAAATGACCACCCTTACAATGTAACTTAATCTAAttgacatatacatatacttcCTATAAAGTATAGTAGGGAGTTTAAATTACAGACCCCCTATTAAGTAGCCCATATAGttaataaatagcaaaattaGAACTAGATCTTGTGTCCTCTGACCCCCAAACTTGAAAGTTTTATCACTATAGTATCTCAACATGGCAATAATCCTACCAACAGTCCAAACTTGTTGCCTTAAGAGGTAACCTTCTCAGggatacttgggtggctcagtcagttaagtgtctggctcttgatttcagctcagatcatgatctcacagtcctgagatcaagccctgtgtcaggctcttcactgagtgtggagcctgcttgggaccctctctctttgcccctcccccactcattctcattctctctctctctctctctctctctctctctctctctcaaaattaataagcattaaaaaagaggtAATATCTAAATCAACCAATTAATATCAAAAGATTCCCCACTTAAAGTGAAAATAACAAATTTAGTTGCTGATATTAATCCTGGAACAACATGTAAATGGGCATGGCAGGATTACGAAACAGAGCATAAAATTATGAAAGTTTGGACTTATAATGAAGAGtcaaatgtaaaataacaaataGCTGGCTATTAGAAAATTAAGAGAAGACATGATAAATGTTGAATGAGAACTTCAAAGCAAACCTCGTTTGCTAAAATCTCGCTTCGATTTTGACCCTGCAATGTTTGTATTTTGCATGGCCTACTCTGATTTTATAAgcctttatgttcatctttttgatcatttcttttgctgttagTAAGCATCCACTTCACgattttgaatctatttttataCAGGAAAATTATTTATGGAACAACAAAGATTTTGCATGTGTGATCTCTGGTTTGTAGTGGTATTTCTTATACTTTCAAAGTAGCTAAGACAGATTCTGCTATGGAAATTCAGTGGTCatctgaagaaataaagagcatctACACTTATGATTCCTGGGCTACTTCAGAAGTCTAGGCTCACTGTTCCACTCACACAGAGAAGAAGCCTTCTGATTCCTACACTTGCTTTCTGGCTTTATGTAAATGCGTTTACTGTTCTTTGGCTGCTCTTCTGAAGGAAAACTGTTCTCAACTGTGCTCTTTTGTTTATTCAATTGTTGTAGAAGTGAAGACTGGAGATTGCCAATACAACAGATCGAGAAGATCTCATTTTACGGGAGAGTGTGGTTCAGTAAGAACGAACACTGATTGAAGCCAAAATTATGATGAAATTGTTAGATGTCTTGAGGGAGTGATGAGGGATGAGTAGAATTAATTTCCACCTAGATATATTGGtacttcccacccccccccccaaaacaatgGTACATTGATAATTCACACTTTATCTTTGAAACGATAGTTTTTTAACCTCCTTCTTAGAAATGACAACATAAAAGCTCTTATAAAAGGCTTAGTTAGACGCTAAATGTTAAGTCAGTTCTTAATGATAATCCACTGAAGTCTTTACTGCTTGATCTTCTGGGAATTAAAAACCACTGGGCCTTCCTTGAGACTCTCCACTGGGAATAGCATATGGTTCCTATATTCTGTGTAATTAAACTTCCTGGAAAGGAGGAGGCTGGGAAAGTGTAGATCACAGAGTCTGATAGATTagattaaacaaaataacaaaaacaaaaacaactaataCATAAATGGGTTAAATAGTTAAGTGGTGATCCATCTGAGTATTAGCCCTTCCTCTATTAAACCTGGTATCAAAGGATGAATGCCATGATAAGAAGTTCAAAAGCACCCTCAGCTTGAAACAGCTTTGGAAAAACCAAGCTGGTTTAACTGATATAATTATTGTGGATTCATTGAAGTCTGAACAGCAAAGTATTTAAAGCACTGTCAGGAAACATTAAATCTCCCTCCTGAGACTAGGATTGAAAAAAGGTAGGACAGCTCATTTTTTACATGAAAGCAGGATTGGACCTGAttagtatttgaaatatttctttcccaATTTTGGGCAGCATTAGATTTTGGCTAgtgaaatataaatgaacatcAATTGTACATGACAACTGCTGATCCAAACCACTTAAAATTCCCCGAATGTCCTTTTCTCTCTTAGACTGGCTGCCAGAGCCTCATCATCAAAGCCAGCAGAGCCGACTAAAGGCGGCTCTGTGGTGGGGGCCTTCCTAAGCTGTGAAGGGTTAGAAAGATAGCTGTTTGTTTTGTGCGGACATGAATCGCTATCAGGGCCATTACAACAGTTTAAGCTAGGTCACACAACTCCAAGTCAGTCTGAATTTTGCTCTGAGTCCAGGGAGCTCAGAGACTGGTTGCTTTTTGTTCCAGTGGAAATCAAATCCGCTTGGTCACAACTTCCTCCTGCTTTCGGATGTGACCGAAGAGTTGAAGAGAAGCATGTAAGCACTATATACCATGTTAAAGCCACAATAATACAGATTTTGCCTGGTAAATATGTTTGCTCATGATGTGGAAACTGGAGGAAGATAAGGATATTAACTATCCTTCGGTTGTCCTTGGAGGAAAATTTAATCATAGTTAGTCCTTGGCCATCATAATGGGTTCATGGAAGCATCTTTCCAGGCCAAAATAAATAGCTCATTATACAAAAATGAAGTCAAGAGATAAGGTTGATTTGGCTCTTTGGAATCGAGGTCCTTATCTTTCCATTAGTCTGGTTTAAAAATATGGTAACCGGGTTCACCAAAGACTCCAAGCTCTCTCCAACACTCTCCTCCCCCCATTCAGATTCCATTTCAAGATCTTATCTAAAAGATCTATTAGAGCAAAGAGCCCACTAATTAAGCAACTAACCCCAAGACTATGCTGTTAGCCTGGGGGGACttgttttattccattaattTGAGAGCTGCTACTTTATCTCCAGTGGTAATTGTGTGTTCAGTCTCTCTCTACCCACTTCTGTGGGAGGAAATACCACAATTTACTCTAATTTGAACTCAATTTTATACCAGAGTTTGAGACCAGTTAGccccacatttttctttgttagtgATTCTTGAAGAAGCATCCTCTATTGTGTTTCGGAAGACTGCTCCATCTTGATCTGTTACCCATGCAAATGTTCTGCGTTTAGCTAGCACCGTAGCTGATAGAACCAAATGCTTAGCAGATTTTGGATTGATTCTGCTCTCCACAGCCCAGTTTGCTCTTTGCTATATGAATTGAGCACGAAAGGTCACAGTGAATCAATCCTGGCCTGGGTTTGCAAAAATGTGAATAGAAGGTAGTCAGTCATGGTAGCTCCCTTTTGTGAGAAGGTTATTAAAGTTCACTGGAAAACAATTTCCCCAATCTCACATTTATAATTGAATACTGCTGTTGTGAGGTTTCAATGAGATGAAgtatgtgaaagtgctttgtaaactctgtaaaataaaaagtctgaaaGAAGAGCTGCATAGCTGTTAACTGTGGTTCATGCTGAAGAATAGGATTACGGGGGAAATGTCACTGTCTCATTTATATACTTCTCTAATGTTCGAATCCCTAATGTTGAAAGCTATAAACGTGTATAACTTATAGAACCAGCGAACTCTATAAATCTTGTCTTTTTAGAGGGTTTCCCACAAAGAATGTAAAAAGTCCATCTTTTGCCATTAAAATTCACCGGGTCCTGGGTTTCAAATAACTTAAACAGGGGTAATCATCAACAGTTTCTTGAATATCACATATGTAGTCAAGAATAGGAAAAATGAAGCTAGAAGTTTCTCCAATCATAACATACCCTGTAGGTATAATTTGAAAATTGCTtttgaggaattttaaaatattttattttgctttgagcTGTGGGTAGAAACAACACCACCGTGAATATTCAGGGGAAGGTATTTATGAATGGAACATGAAGCCATTACAGGTCACCAAGTAAATTGTCCTGCGTGTGATTCTGTGTAAATAAGATGGGGACAAATATAGAAACTGAAACCTTACGCTCCAGGGAG
The sequence above is drawn from the Neofelis nebulosa isolate mNeoNeb1 chromosome 2, mNeoNeb1.pri, whole genome shotgun sequence genome and encodes:
- the LOC131492860 gene encoding protein PET117 homolog, mitochondrial-like; its protein translation is MSRSLKVVLGLSVVLMLATVAWVHLRQRQDLQRLHGGVIRDIERQNWKKENISLLGEQIILTEQLEAETEKMIVAKGSQKT